A genomic stretch from Asterias rubens chromosome 7, eAstRub1.3, whole genome shotgun sequence includes:
- the LOC117292700 gene encoding activating transcription factor of chaperone-like has protein sequence MIKESKMSLYSMELDAVTSFLGEEPSLWATERDDLFKVQGTELGSSASLADELLGELDGQCIKESSPFEDLPEWMSEKIALAEWIDAADIMPPDLLTTVPLALSNEESIEPAEELLQLLMVNEEIPPQPPSPGEETASDLLALYPAASLCSPDSPLSQTSEDSSVFQNSEGSSLPSSPYDSKPQSPEAQLTAEECLWQIADGLTSIFSNEILNDTNTDVVSQPTPEAGSSPAFSQSGEEDEELLEVETPQRKSKAKPRLKTVKDPGIKKTKKRDQNKVAATRYREKKRVEANVLMTEQMELEEKNSELNDKVESLSREIKYLKDLMVEVYKVKGELKILRK, from the exons ATGATCAAGGAAAGCAAGATGTCCTTATACAGCATGGAATTGGACGCAGTGACCTCCTTCTTGGGGGAGGAGCCCAGCTTATGGGCAACAGAGAGGGATGATCTGTTTAAGGTTCAGGGTACAGAGCTTGGGAGCTCTGCATCCCTGGCAGATGAGCTGCTGGGAGAACTTGATGGACAGTGCATAAAAG AGAGCTCTCCTTTTGAAGATCTCCCAGAATGGATGTCCGAGAAAATTGCTCTGGCTGAATGGATTGATGCAGCAGACATCATGCCACCAGACTTGCTGACCACGGTTCCCTTGGCTTTATCCAATGAGGAATCCATTGAGCCAGCAGAAGAGCTTCTTCAGTTGTTGATGGTGAACGAGGAAATCCCACCTCAACCTCCATCGCCAGGTGAAGAGACGGCTTCAGATCTTCTAGCATTGTACCCAGCAGCATCACTCTGCTCCCCTGATTCCCCACTCTCCCAAACCTCAGAGGATTCCTCAGTGTTTCAGAACTCTGAAGGTTCATCGTTACCCTCTTCCCCGTATGACTCCAAACCACAAAGTCCAGAAGCTCAACTCACAGCTGAGGAGTGTTTGTGGCAAATTGCAGACGGACTGACATCCATTTTCTCCAATGAAATCTTGAACGATACCAACACCGATGTCGTGTCTCAGCCAACCCCCGAGGCCGGATCTTCACCAGCGTTTTCTCAGTCaggagaagaagatgaagagcTGCTTGAAGTAGAAACCCCGCAGAGAAAATCAAAGGCCAAGCCTAGGCTGAAGACCGTCAAGGACCCAGGGATTAAGAAGACCAAGAAACGAGACCAGAATAAAGTTGCCGCCACGCGGTATCGGGAGAAGAAACGTGTTGAAGCCAATGTGCTTATGACAGAACAGATGGAATTAGAAGAAAAGAACTCTGAATTGAACGATAAAGTTGAATCACTCTCAAGAGAGATTAAGTATCTTAAAGATCTTATGGTGGAGGTCTATAAGGTCAAAGGAGAACTGAAAATTTTAAGGAAGTGA
- the LOC117292326 gene encoding aggrecan core protein-like — MLLVNVLVVAVAVSLSSSTAQAACPSGFWDADNHCIITIWQTMTLDDAEAHCVRLGGRIFAPSGATTIALKSYADATFLPNPDLWGRYWVGLTEDLSNAWQRNVVEQGELDSGPYCVALDFKRPLSQHLQFYGYDRVTCRDDVKLPVICRLKPIAIPPTPEPVLPADDIKATCPPPAPCPTCPAQVTCPPQVTCPSLTCPPTVTCKSESITPRPPQSITAVNVCPSTWFARGQFCYHFRIAGQNWIEASLSCQKQNAHLVSILSKDENDYIGEISNDLSVATPTMRRFWIGLTDANQEGEMEWSNGDPISFTSWGPRQPSKHKIRRFRENCVITNNNMVGLWDDISCKKIHPYICKKTADTK; from the coding sequence ATGTTGCTGGTTAATGTACTGGTTGTTGCGGTAGCTGTGAGTTTAAGCTCATCTACGGCACAGGCAGCATGCCCATCGGGGTTCTGGGATGCTGATAATCATTGTATCATTACTATCTGGCAGACTATGACGCTCGATGATGCTGAGGCTCACTGCGTTAGATTGGGAGGCCGTATTTTTGCTCCAAGTGGGGCCACCACCATAGCGCTCAAGAGTTACGCTGATGCCACCTTTCTCCCAAATCCTGATCTATGGGGGAGATATTGGGTGGGTCTGACCGAAGACTTATCCAATGCTTGGCAGAGGAATGTAGTTGAGCAAGGGGAACTTGACAGTGGACCGTATTGTGTAGCGCTGGATTTCAAAAGACCCTTGTCCCAGCATCTGCAGTTTTATGGATATGACCGAGTAACATGCCGAGATGATGTCAAGTTACCGGTTATTTGCAGGCTTAAACCAATTGCCATCCCACCGACCCCTGAGCCTGTACTTCCTGCAGATGATATCAAGGCAACGTGCCCACCACCAGCGCCTTGCCCAACCTGCCCTGCCCAGGTCACTTGCCCTCCACAGGTGACTTGCCCCTCCTTGACTTGTCCCCCAACTGTAACATGTAAGAGCGAGTCCATCACACCCCGCCCTCCGCAATCTATCACTGCAGTTAACGTTTGCCCTTCCACTTGGTTCGCCCGTGGACAATTTTGCTACCATTTCCGAATCGCCGGCCAAAATTGGATAGAAGCCTCTCTCAGCTGTCAGAAGCAAAATGCTCATCTTGTGTCCATCTTGAGCAAGGACGAGAACGACTATATAGGAGAGATAAGTAATGATCTTTCAGTGGCGACACCAACGATGCGTCGGTTCTGGATCGGTTTGACGGATGCCAACCAGGAAGGGGAGATGGAATGGAGTAATGGGGATCCAATCTCCTTCACATCTTGGGGTCCAAGACAACCAAGCAAGCACAAGATACGTCGATTCCGTGAGAACTGCGTCATCACCAATAACAACATGGTGGGTCTATGGGATGATATATCATGCAAGAAAATACATCCTTATATCTGCAAAAAGACAGCTGATACCAAGTAA